One Octopus sinensis linkage group LG11, ASM634580v1, whole genome shotgun sequence genomic window carries:
- the LOC115217656 gene encoding ATP-dependent RNA helicase glh-2-like, with protein MPEPVCARVSLRNANCAEAGPVSANCARACLGNAYRAPTGFGNANHATTGLGNANCAAAKFGKANCAGAGLCNANCTGASLFNANCVGAGLGNGNSGNANCAGVGFCNANCAGVHLCNSNCAGAFLGNANCTRAGLGNANHAGAGLGNARCAKVGFGNANCAISGLANASHAIAGLGSTNCARPSLDSANRVGPSLGSASHVGPGVASASCTRPCVSSANHAGPCVARAGYAWPDVTCASRAGPGVAGASCAGPTVASASWAEPGVASASHTGLGVASASHTGLGVASASHTGLGVASASHTGLGVASASHTGLGVASASQARPGVGSAMRPGLGVDNVNHTRPRPGGVNCTRPSLGNANRTRPSIGNANCTRPSVGNANRTMLSIGNANSSRPSLGNANHTRPSLGSANHTRPSPGGVNSTVLIHEGKGRRRSSMKNN; from the exons ATGCCGGAGCCTGTCTGTGCCAGAGTCAGTCTTCGTAATGCCAACTGCGCCGAAGCCGGCCCTGTTAGTGCCAACTGTGCTAGAGCCTGTCTTGGTAATGCTTACCGTGCCCCAACTGGTTTTGGTAATGCTAACCATGCCACAACTGGTCTTGGTAATGCTAACTGTGCTGCAGCCAAGTTTGGTAAAGCTAACTGTGCTGGAGCCGGTCTTTGTAATGCTAACTGCACTGGAGCTAGTCTTTTTAATGCTAATTGCGTTGGAGCTGGTCTTGGCAATGGCAA CTCTGGTAATGCTAACTGTGCTGGAGTTGGTTTTTGTAATGCTAACTGTGCTGGAGTCCATCTTTGTAATTCTAACTGTGCTGGAGCTTTTCTTGGTAATGCTAACTGCACTAGAGCTGGGCTTGGTAATGCCAACCATGCTGGAGCTGGTCTTGGTAATGCCAGATGCGCCAAAGTCGGTTTTGGTAATGCTAACTGTGCCATATCCGGTCTTGCTAATGCCAGCCACGCCATAGCTGGTCTTGGTAGTACCaactgcgccaggcccagtcttgATAGTGCCAACCGTGTTGGGCCCAGTCTTGGTAGTGCCAGCCATGTTGGGCCTGGTGTTGCTAGTGCCAGCTGCACTAGGCCCTGTGTTTCTAGTGCCAACCACGCTGGGCCCTGTGTTGCTCGTGCTGGCTACGCCTGGCCTGATGTTACTTGTGCCAGTCGCGCCGGGCCTGGTGTTGCTGGTGCCAGTTGCGCCGGGCCCACTGTTGCTAGTGCCAGCTGGGCTGAGCCCGGTGTTGCTAGTGCCAGTCACACTGGGCTCGGTGTTGCTAGTGCCAGTCACACTGGGCTCGGTGTTGCTAGTGCCAGTCACACTGGGCTCGGTGTTGCTAGTGCCAGTCACACTGGGCTCGGTGTTGCTAGTGCCAGTCACACTGGGCTCGGTGTTGCTAGTGCCAGTCAAGCCAGGCCTGGTGTTGGTAGTGCCATGCGCCCCGGGCTCGGTGTTGATAATGTCAATCACACTAGACCCAGACCTGGTGGTGTTAACTGCACTAGACCCAGTCTTGGTAATGCTAACCGCACTAGACCCAGTATTGGTAATGCCAACTGCACTAGGCCCAGTGTTGGTAATGCCAACCGCACTATGCTCAGTATTGGTAATGCCAACAGCAGTAGACCCAGTCTTGGTAATGCCAACCATACTAGACCTAGTCTTGGTAGTGCTAACCACACTAGACCCAGTCCTGGTGGTGTTAACAGCACAGTCCTG